A DNA window from Phragmites australis chromosome 11, lpPhrAust1.1, whole genome shotgun sequence contains the following coding sequences:
- the LOC133885248 gene encoding protein NETWORKED 4B-like, whose amino-acid sequence MKRTQMAQSRKTNSWWWDSHISPQNSKWLSENLEEMEKQVKEMLGFIEEEEGEFSAEKAEAYYQKRPLLITHVKNFYHMYHALAERYDSVTGELRKNIPSSLHSHGSFGISESDSETQSSSPSLEPDVQEMMPQQKQKPLPDCSDVSVGSGVSSEVSKKGSVGSSSSSESDSELEEAKEENSSIFYALSQKIIELEDELHEARGKLDTLEEKNMHCQCDFGTDSKVSEHEDKLQSSDMESNNLQNDVEERASALESLTEVDSEKEALEAVLLEHKNEIEVLKGAMTSAAKQFEVELAHRDLEIDKCRHELGALSEKYLHDKSTLEAELRKLQGVIKNLEGDLAKMSHEKLQLEPRIEELEQAAHSLEYSASEIVKLQEVIRNTQAELEKVTEEKEVLKERVIEFEQLLKDFEVSSREVAKLPETIKNLEAQLERALEEKSILQDRIKELEQVMCDSLEKHSHEQSSLIADILKLSEANASLEGKLSSVEAELMQVYVDKEEESLSSEKQISALKQDLADLRSKLELLSSGKATVDDKLANLLTDITTRDEKMQQMGDHLNQLQLEHAKLMAESDVACKSLSELRAWVSELEEEVEKQKLVISESAEGKREAIRQLCFSIEHYRSGYQQLRQLLHGHRRPLVMAT is encoded by the exons ATGAAGAGAACTCAAATGGCACAGTCAAGAAAAACCAACTCATGGTGGTGGGATAGCCATATTAGTCCACAAAACTCTAAGTGGCTCTCTGAGAATCTAGAAG AAATGGAGAAGCAAGTAAAAGAGATGCTGGGGTTcattgaggaggaggaaggagaattcTCCGCAGAAAAGGCTGAGGCGTATTACCAGAAACGACCTTTGCTTATTACTCATGTTAAGAACTTCTATCACATGTATCATGCTCTTGCTGAGCGGTATGACAGTGTGACTGGAGAACTGCGCAAGAATATCCCATCATCTCTACATTCACATGGCTCTTTTGGTATCTCTGAATCAGATTCTGAGACACAATCTTCTTCTCCATCTCTAGAGCCTGATGTTCAAGAAATGATGCCGCAGCAAAAGCAAAAACCCCTACCAGATTGCTCTGATGTTTCAGTTGGCTCTGGTGTAAGCTCTGAAGTATCCAAGAAAGGGAGTGTAggatcttcatcatcttcagaaTCTGATTCAGAGCTTGAAGAGGCCAAAGAGGAAAATAGCAGTATTTTTTATGCCTTGAGCCAAAAAATTATTGAGCTAGAAGACGAGCTTCATGAAGCAAGGGGAAAACTTGACACTTTAGAGGAAAAGAACATGCATTGCCAATGTGATTTTGGTACCGACTCAAAAGTTTCTGAACACGAGGACAAACTGCAGAGTTCAGATATGGAATCCAACAACCTTCAGAATGATGTTGAAGAAAGGGCTTCTGCTTTAGAGAGCTTGACAGAAGTCGACAGTGAAAAGGAAGCATTGGAAGCTGTGCTGTTGGAGCACAAAAACGAGATCGAAGTGCTGAAAGGAGCAATGACCTCAGCTGCTaagcagtttgaggttgaattGGCACATCGTGATCTTGAAATTGATAAATGCAGACATGAGCTTGGAGCCCTCTCAGAGAAATATCTGCATGATAAGTCTACTCTTGAGGCTGAACTTAGAAAGCTACAGGGAGTCATCAAGAATTTGGAAGGTGACCTAGCAAAAATGTCACATGAGAAATTGCAGCTTGAGCCTCGGATTGAAGAGCTTGAGCAGGCAGCTCACAGCTTAGAATATTCAGCTTCTGAGATAGTGAAGCTGCAAGAAGTAATAAGGAATACACAAGCAGAATTAGAAAAGGTTACAGAAGAGAAAGAAGTTCTCAAAGAACGTGTTATCGAATTCGAGCAACTTTTGAAGGACTTTGAGGTTTCaagtagagaggttgcaaagctACCAGAAACCATCAAGAACCTGGAAGCCCAGCTGGAAAGAGCCTTAGAAGAGAAATCAATACTTCAAGACAGGATCAAGGAGCTGGAACAAGTTATGTGTGATTCTTTGGAGAAACATTCACATGAGCAGTCCTCTCTTATTGCTGATATTTTAAAGTTATCTGAAGCGAATGCTTCTCTTGAAGGCAAATTGTCCTCCGTAGAGGCAGAGCTTATGCAAGTTTATGTTGACAAGGAAGAAGAATCCCTCAGTAGTGAGAAGCAAATTTCTGCGCTGAAGCAAGATCTTGCTGATCTCAGGAGCAAGCTCGAATTGTTGTCATCTGGGAAAGCCACAGTTGATGATAAGTTGGCCAATCTGCTAACTGATATTACAACTCGTGATGAAAAGATGCAGCAGATGGGTGACCACCTGAATCAGCTTCAGCTTGAGCATGCCAAGCTGATGGCAGAGTCTGACGTTGCGTGCAAGTCCTTGTCAGAGCTGCGTGCATGGGTTTCTgagctggaggaggaggtggagaagcAGAAGCTTGTGATCTCAGAAAGCGCCGAGGGAAAGCGGGAGGCCATCAGACAGCTGTGCTTCTCCATTGAACACTACCGCAGCGGGTATCAGCAACTGCGGCAGCTGCTGCATGGCCACAGGAGGCCACTGGTGATGGCAACCTGA